From the genome of Arthrobacter sp. SLBN-122:
CCTCTGTGAAGGGGCGCCCCGTATTGGCAACCCACAGCTCGCTGTCGGTGAGTCGAAACAAAACCCTGTCTTCAGTCCTCGCAACGCCCACCAGCGCGTCATCCGCATTCTGGAGGAGCTCATACACGAGACGCCCGCGATAGTCATGGGCGACCTGCGCCTCTTGGCTGACGTCCTCCAGGAGCCGGCCCTGTGACTCCCGGTACACAGCGAGGTTCTCACGGCAAATGCGCTCGAGGATGTCATCGGGCAGGGGCGTCGTCGCAGTCACGTACGTATTCCACCACATGGTCCCGACAAAATGTGGGTCGACCTCGCGAGGGTTCGGAGTTTTGCGCTTGTGTCAAAACTCCCTACTAGGTATGCCCGTGGATTGGACCAGCCTCCTGGAACGTCTAACTCGCTAGCGATGGACTAGTCGCTCACGTATAACTCCGGCCCTCAGATGCGAGCATGAACGCGAAGGCGGATCGCAATGTGGTTACTGCGGGTGGTTAAGGGAGGGCGCTCATATCTCGATCATTCGAAAGTTGCGGGCCCCGGAGACCGTCCCTGGCTGAGCTCCAACGCAGCGGCCTCTTGGCAGGCTGGATTGTCCGGCTGGGTGATAGTTGGGGCCGTGCGGCCTAATAAAGGAAGTCGTGCTGGCCGACCTCGCCGCGCCTTTGGGCCGCTTTCATGGCAACTCGAACCGCCTTAACACGGATGTAGTTGAACGTCCTCACGACTTCTCCCGGCGACGCGTTGGTATTCAGGGACCATGCAACGAGGTCGTTGTATTCCTTGCGCGCCTCTACGTCCTCAGGTAGGGAACTCTCGGCCAGAGAAGCCATGTATGCGTCGGCAAGGCTGTGGCAGTGCTCACCTGTGTAGTGGTTCTTCAAAAAGCTAGCTTCCATGGCCGCGGCCAGTTCGGCACTACGAGCGTCTGAATTCATTCCTGGGACGCTCTCTCCGGGGTGTCTGCCGTGTCTCGCTTCCGCGACTTAAACAAACCAGCGACTTTTCCACCCGCCGCGCCCGTGGCTCCAGCGAGTGCCCCACCGAGGCCCTTGACCGCGCTGAGGGCCTGCGGCTCATCCGGAATACCGTCGCCGTCCACATCTACGGCACGGAACGGGCGGGACACCGCAGCGGCAGCGCTTGCCACCCCCGAGCTCACGGCGGAGGCACCGGTTGCCACCCCTTCTCCAACTGTGCTGGCCGTCCCAGTGATCCAGCTTCCCGTGGACTTCGCTGCCTCCTCCAAGGCTGCAAGCGCCCGGTTGGGTTCGGATTCCTGGTCGTCGGCGTCGGACAATTCGATCTGCAGGGCAAGGTGGGCCGGGAACTCTGCCGGAGCCTCGGGGAATGCTTTACGGGCGGATTCAACGACGTCCCGGCCAAACACGAAGCGGCTCACGCCGCCAGTCAGCGCACCCACGCCGTATTCGATCGCCGTCTGATGTTTTCCGTTCAAGGTTTCCCGCACGGTGTCCAGCTGACCCGTTTGCATGGTCCGTACGAGGCTTTGCGCGGCGCCGCTGGGCAAGGTATCAGCCAGCGTAGTTGCCCAGTGGGACCAGTCCCCGCCGGCGGCGGCAAATTTCTGGCCAACGCCCACCACACCGTCGGGGGAAGTCTCCGCGACGTCCTTGGCCATGATGGCAATCTGCTCCTGGCTTACCCGCTCATTGGTCAGCCCGTAGACCAGGGCATGTGCCTGGTCCTGGTCAAGGGCCTTCCCATGGATGTCGGCGAGGGCCAGGCCGTAGATCGCTGTGAGCTCAAATTGGAGCTGCTGATCTCCTGCCGGGAGCAGCGCCGCGATCCGGTTCGCACCGCTTTTTGCCGCACCCATGGCCATATTCTTTGCCGCAACTTTCGCCGCTTCCTTGGCGGTTACCTGCACGGTCTTCTTGGCGGCCTGCTTGCCTGCAGTCTTGATACCGGCGGCCGCTACTCCCCCGCCCGGAATGAGGGCAATTCCAACTTCAGCTGCGATCGACCCCGCAGTAATCGCGGCCCCTGCAGCCGTAATTGACGTGCTGTAGTGACGTTCGAGCAGCCTGATTACCTCTGCGGGGGTCGCCTCAGGACGCCGGCGCCGAATCCGCATGACGTATTTGCGCGCGATTGAGTGACGGGCACTGACCGCCTTCGCGATGTCTGCGTTCGCTTCCTCGTCGTCCAGCTGTGTCTCCAGCGTGACAGCTTCGCCTTCGGTCATTTACGTTGTCCCCCTCTAAACCACAGGCTCAACCCTGAGCCTTCCATCAACGCTGCAATTCAATTCGCGGCAGGGGAACCCGGGGTCCCCTGCGCGCCGTCATCAGTGTCCCGCATGAGGCGGCAACATCGTGCCCGCCACGCGGCACCACTCCGGCCACACCTGCTCCCACTGCAAGTCCGCCCGTGGTTGGTACCGCCCTCATAGGGAGCGAAGCTTCTCGATGTGACGGCGCTGTTCCTTGTCGTCTTGCTTGACGTGCACGCTGACAAGCACGCGGTCGCCATCCGGCTTGTAGTAAATGCGACCCATGTCTTCACTACCAGCAACACCGGTGCCAAGCTTCGAAACCTCGCGCCAGCCGCGCATACCTTCCAGATCCTTGCCCACAACTTCGCCCATATCAATCTGCACCAGCGATCGCATCATAGACGCTGATGAATCGAGGTTGGCCAATACTTCAATGCTGTCGAGAACAAAGGTCAGCCGCGAGAAAGCCACATCCAGAAATCCAGAAACACCACGACGAGGTGCCCGGGCCGTCACGTTACGTCTACGCCGCTCTCGCTCGTGTTCCCCTAGTTCTTGGAGCCGTTCTTGTAGGCCGACCACAGTTGCCTCTAGCGTCAAAATCCGTACGTCGCCTTGCTCCGCCTGATCACGATAGTTCGCCAGGCTGCTACGAAGTTCGGAGTTTTCCGCGAACGCCAGTTCAAGAAGTTCTTCGGTCTCGGCCTGACGTTTCAGGAGTTTTTTCGTTTCAGCAGCTTGCCGCGGATCACGGCTCAGCTCTGCAAGCTGATCTTGTAATGCCTTTTGATGATCTAGGGCCCGATCTAAATCGTCGGAAAGTTTTGACTCCCGACTTGAGGCGGAAGTGAGCCGCTGTCTTAGGAGCGAAACTTCAGACTCAGAGGTGCTGAGACGGTCCCTGAGTTCGGCCGTCAGATCGACCAATTGCTCGACCTGTGCTGCGAGATCCTCTAGCGGCGAGACTGAAGGTGCCGGAGCGGGCGCAGCTGTTGGCTCGGCTGAGGCGGGCGAAAAGACGGCGGAGATCTGAGCCACGACCTCTTCGTGGCTCCCTATAAACCGGAGCCGGGCAAACCAGTCGTAGAACTTCCCCTCGGTTGTGGGACGATGGCTGACGTCCCACCGCTGGACCGAAAGACCTCCGGCCTCGAGTGCGTCGACGACATCCGTTGCAAGTCGCTCAGGGGCGTTAAAAACAAGGTAATGACCAAAGCGATTGGTCTCGACCTCCCACTCACCGTGGAAACCTAGGAAGGTTTGCTGCTCACCGAGGTCGTCAATTTGCGGCGCGTATGGGATAGAAGCTCCTGCGAAAAGGAACCTGCTGCAGTCCTCGACTTCCCACGATGCCCCGGAAACGTCGACCACGTCGTGGGCAAACAACGGGTACACCGCGCCCTCGTAGACAATGCCGGCATATCCGTCCGGAGTTAATCGGACCGGTCGACGAACAAATTCCGCAACTACGGACGCACCATCTTGGATACGTACAACGACTTGCTGAGAAGCCATTTCAGGCTACCGAAGCGCACCTACAAGCGGGATCGCCCCATTTGCGCTTACAGACGGCACAGGGCTTGTAGTAGAGGTGTTCGATGAGTTGCTCATCCGTGGCCTGGTCCGGACCAGGGAGCCTCGAAAACGCATGAGGCCGATGCTGATAAAGCACGTCTCCGGGAACCAGCCTCGTATCCTGTTGATCGGCTACGTTGGCACGGGCGATAAGGCCGTCATTGGGTATATAGGCGTCAGTGTCGGCAATATCAATTGGTCCCAGGTCATTGCTGCCAGGGAGTCCGATGCCGAACTCCAGGTCAAAGTAGGACGCATGTGCTTTGTCGCCGCGCTGCTTGGACATAGCGCTAACAGACAAGATGAGGTTGTCGTCGACCTTTACGTCTAGTTCCAGCCGCTCGACCAGAGGTGGTGCTGTCTTGTCAACAGCAATGGCTACCATGCCGAGAGACGTTCTCGGATCGCTGGCTTGGGGTTGATCAGCAAGCTCAGTTGGCGCCACTATGGCGAACTTTGCCGCGCCGTCGGTGGGGTCGGTGCAGTACAAGTGAAAGCGGTCTTGACATACCTCGCCATCATTCGGCATGGCTGTTCCGGCCCTCAACAATGGAAGGCGTGAACCACGCGCCATTTCCAGCTCAATGGGCTTTGCCAGCACCAGCCGCTGTGAGTCGTGAGCTATGCGCGCCGCTCCCTGCGAAACAAGCGTGGCACTGTTCGCAGGGACGAGTACTCGTTCAGGCCCGAAGAGTTCGTGCAGTCGGCTGCGAATGCTTGGCATCGCGGCCATACCACCGGCAACCAGGCAAAGTGAGACTTGAGCGGGTGCCATGCCGACGCTGTCAAGGAGTGATTCAATCTCCTTGATGCCGGATGCCACAAGAGGTCGTGTAATTGCGTCCAGCTCTTGCCGCGTTAGCGGGTACTCAAGTGTGGTCTCGGATTCTGGAAAGTAGCCTGGACGATAGAAAGTGACGCTCGGCCGCTCCGAGAGTGCAATCTTGTTCCGTTCCGCATCCTGCAACAGCCTGAGCCGTGCTTCCTTCGTGGGGTGATCTGATTTAGAGATCCCGTGCTTCGTAGAGAATCGCGCGACGACCTCGTCACGTATCACTTCATCGAATTTGTCGCCCCCGACTGTGTCAGTTCCCCCGTTGCGGAGCTGGAGGATCCGCCCTGGCTCAATTCTGCAAAGTGTGAGGTCGAGGGTACCGCCACCCCAGTCAACGACCAGTACGTTGCGTCGCATCAGGCCCCGTATTTCGCTGTCGGTATCTGCTGCACCGCGGAGGTAGCCGTAGAGGGCTGCAAGTGGTTCGTGAACAAACTGAGCCACAGAGATTCCGGCGTGGGCGAACGCTTCTCGAAGAGCCGCGCGTCTCGGGCCGTTCATGTTCACAGGAATCGTAACCACTGCACGGTCCAGCTCGCCCAGCACTTGTCGCTGACCGCTTCGCCGTGATTCGGAACGGACGTGGCGGATGACATCTGCCACAATCTCGATGGGGCTGCGGTCGACGCCTCCGACAGTCACTGATTCCTCGCCTAGGAGAAACTTCGGGGAGCGCACGGTGTTGCCATACACGCCGAGACCGACTTCTTCAAGCGCATGGCGGGCCTCGCGTCCGACGACGACTTCCTCGCCCTCGTATCGAACGACAGATGGGTGCGGCAGGCCTTCATCGTCCAAAACGTCAATAACACGGTCGCCAACCACCACAGAAACCAGACTGTTAGTCGTTCCGAAATCAAAACCTGCAATCATTGCACTCCCCCATCCAGTTCCTTAAGGCGCGTGACCTCACCACCGATTGCAGTGAGTGCCCTGTCCACAAACTCCTCCGCTACACCTGTGCTTCCATGGCGAAGGGCGTGAAGCCCGTCCCCTAAAAGCTCAGCCTGAGTAGCGAGCCGTCGAATCACCTGCGTTCTGAGAGCCTCATAGTCATCGACGTGGTGGCTCTTATCAACCACGCGGTTGCTTTGCTCTACGGAAAGCCGCAGCTCAAGTTCGTTGGCTCTGGCCGCCAGCTCCGCGGCATCTGCTCGTACCTTCTCTAGATCTGTTGCCAGTCTATTTCCCAAACCCTCGGCCCTTATGGCACGAAGCTCCTGCTCCCGAGCTTGCGAAATGGCCTTCTCTGTTTCCCTCTTCGAATCACGGAGAACACTCTCGAAGTGCCGTGAGACCTGACTCAGTGCCTCTGTATTCCTTGCTGTCGCCAGAACAGCAGCCGTCTTGTATGCACTTGGCAGTGCCGGAGCGTCCCAGACGGTGGCGCTCATGTCCTCGATGAACTGCCGCGAAGTCCACCGATCGCGGAGAACGCGGAAGAGCTCAAGAGCGGTTACCGCGTTGGTGCGTAGCCGCTCCCGGCCTGCGTCGGTAAATTCGGATTCATCTTTCAGCCCCAAGTCGCTGAATCTAACCTGCTTGGCGGCACGGTTAACCTCTTCGGCGGTAAGCCTTTTCAAGGGCTGCTGCTCCGTCAAGTGCTCAATCCGCCCCTCGAAGAGTTTGTGGCTGGCGAAAGCCACGACAACTAGATCGAGAACGCGGCGACGCACAAGCGTTTCTGATCCCAGCTCAGCCAGCGATGACAATAAAGCCGGCGGGACGGCGAATAGCAGATCTCTACCCGCTAATTGCCGAACAGTATCGGTTTCTGCTTGCTCATCCTCTGGCCGTACGGACAGCTCGAATATATCCTTCCGCGACAAATTTAGCTTTCGTCCCGCTTCGCTGTAGGCATATTCCATCAATGCGAGGATCGTTTTGGGCCGCTCCCGCTTGCTGCTGTTTCCCGGGT
Proteins encoded in this window:
- a CDS encoding Hsp70 family protein, which codes for MIAGFDFGTTNSLVSVVVGDRVIDVLDDEGLPHPSVVRYEGEEVVVGREARHALEEVGLGVYGNTVRSPKFLLGEESVTVGGVDRSPIEIVADVIRHVRSESRRSGQRQVLGELDRAVVTIPVNMNGPRRAALREAFAHAGISVAQFVHEPLAALYGYLRGAADTDSEIRGLMRRNVLVVDWGGGTLDLTLCRIEPGRILQLRNGGTDTVGGDKFDEVIRDEVVARFSTKHGISKSDHPTKEARLRLLQDAERNKIALSERPSVTFYRPGYFPESETTLEYPLTRQELDAITRPLVASGIKEIESLLDSVGMAPAQVSLCLVAGGMAAMPSIRSRLHELFGPERVLVPANSATLVSQGAARIAHDSQRLVLAKPIELEMARGSRLPLLRAGTAMPNDGEVCQDRFHLYCTDPTDGAAKFAIVAPTELADQPQASDPRTSLGMVAIAVDKTAPPLVERLELDVKVDDNLILSVSAMSKQRGDKAHASYFDLEFGIGLPGSNDLGPIDIADTDAYIPNDGLIARANVADQQDTRLVPGDVLYQHRPHAFSRLPGPDQATDEQLIEHLYYKPCAVCKRKWGDPACRCASVA